DNA from Spirochaetota bacterium:
TCATGGTATTGAATGCGTCCACGGTACCGGCAGTGATGAGCATCCAATCATTCCCCAGCAGCGAAAATACATTTTCATTCAGTTTCCCAGGCTGGATCTCGAAATAGTCATTCATAGTTCCACCGCCTTATCATTCAGTCAGTATCTCCGACCCTGTTTCCGTCACCAAAACCGTGTGTTCCCACTGGGCTGATAGCTTTCCATCAATGGTCACCGCGGTCCATGAATCCGCCATGAGCCTGGTCTCATATCTGCCCTGGTTGATCATAGGCTCAATCGTAAACACCATGCCGGGCTGCATCACCACCCCCCGTTTCCTGCTTCCATAATGATGCACGTGGGGTTCCTCGTGGAATTTCAGGCCTATCCCGTGACCGCCGTAGTCCCGAACGACCGAAAAACCATTCTTAACAGCGTGCTGCTCGATGGCATACCCTATTTCCCCCAGGTCCTGATAGGGCTTAACCTGATCGATGCCGATGTACAGGCACTCTCTGGCGACATTGACCAGACGCCGGGCATCCTCAGATCCATCGCCGATTATGAACATTCTTCCGGCATCGCCGAAATATCCGTCCAGAATTGTCGTCACATCCACATTGACGATATCACCGTCCTTGAGCACCGTCTCATCCGGAATGCCGTGACAGATAACGTTGTTGATTGAAACGCAAACGCTTTTTGGGAACCCATTGTAGTTAAGAGGAGCCGGAATAGCGCCGTGTCTGATCGTATAGTCATGGACCCATTCATTAATGGTGTTGGTTGTTATGCCTGGCTGAATCCGATCGGCTACCATGTCCAGGATTTCCTTCGTGAGTCGGCTGCTTTTTCTTATGCCCGCTATCTGTTTTTCAGTTTTAATTATCACGCCCGGCGGAAGCTGGAGTGATTCCTTCGATACAACTCCGCTTTTAATATCTGAATCAAGGTGGCACTTTTTATATTTTTTGCCACTTCCGCACCAGCAGAGATCATTTCTGGCAAGCTTTCTCATCTTTATTTCCGCATTTCAAATAATTGATGCCTACTGCAATTACACTTTTTCTCCATATCTCTTAACAAAGATAACGAACAATAAATCAATAATCAATAGGCCCTCATCAAATCTTGCGATACAATTATACGTATCCCCACTGGTTGTGGCAAGGCATTTTGTCTTGAAATAAAAAAGGCAATTCTTAAAAGAATCACCTTTTTTATGATGCATCCCCGAGGGGGATCGAACCCCTGTTGCCGGGATGAAAACCCGGTGTCCTAGACCACTAGACGACGGGGACATAGGAAACAGTATATGAAATATTGAGACGCCCGAGAATTGAACTCGGGACCCACTGCTTAAAAGGCAGTTGCTCTACCGACTGAGC
Protein-coding regions in this window:
- the map gene encoding type I methionyl aminopeptidase — protein: MRKLARNDLCWCGSGKKYKKCHLDSDIKSGVVSKESLQLPPGVIIKTEKQIAGIRKSSRLTKEILDMVADRIQPGITTNTINEWVHDYTIRHGAIPAPLNYNGFPKSVCVSINNVICHGIPDETVLKDGDIVNVDVTTILDGYFGDAGRMFIIGDGSEDARRLVNVARECLYIGIDQVKPYQDLGEIGYAIEQHAVKNGFSVVRDYGGHGIGLKFHEEPHVHHYGSRKRGVVMQPGMVFTIEPMINQGRYETRLMADSWTAVTIDGKLSAQWEHTVLVTETGSEILTE